A single genomic interval of Siphonobacter curvatus harbors:
- a CDS encoding SusC/RagA family TonB-linked outer membrane protein gives MKKTRYFKPYALAGWLLHRSFLPLLLTVPLFSYAEPIHTVQDVLERTVTLPAGKVSLEEALSQIENQASVKFVYSRKVIQSDQQVSVKAMHTKLEEVLKALLGPLAIQYRLVSGRIVLSKSQETMLLTAPKLTVTGTVTDNQGQTLTGVSVVLKGTTTGSATDANGRYTLNVPDDAATLVFSYVGYVTQEVAIGGRSAIDVKLETDTKSLSEVVVIGYGTQKRSDVTGSLASVSSKELNELPVVNAVQGLAGRAAGVQVVQNSGAPGANISIRVRGGNSLLGNNEPLYVVDGFALSGSPTTLNPADIESMEILKDASATAIYGSRGANGVVLITTRAGKSGSNRVNIDSYVGFQTVRKKLDLLNAREFAEIANERARNDGLQPYFTSDQVASFGQGTDWQDAIFRTAPIQNHVVTFSGGSEKTQYSVSASLFDQQGIVIGSGYKRYSVRANLNQKINDKLRLTYTSVLSRTGTQAISNDNRSRGNGVVSAALTAPPMIAPYDANGNYSNVVPYSFSPNAAENAVALALERKDETAGSGILTNLGLTYEFIPGLSLRVSAGVDYANSRRDYYSPRLFKASPSGSGSTNYYTRTNFLNENILTYSKTIQEAHALSFTGGFTYQSELINENELGASGFTSDVLQNNNPQSGSVIATPRATISDWKLLSGLARANYSYRDRYLLTASIRADGSSRFGASNKWGYFPSAALGWRISEEEFIKPLTFVSNLKLRASWGQTGSTAINPYQTLNTLQSLQVIYGNDLYTGFAPGATKPNPNLKWETTMQTNLGLDFGFFQERLRLSVDYYRKNTNDLLANVPLPTSSGYVNQIQNLGTIRNQGVELDLGGNILTGNFKWDASLNFAANRNKVIKLAGGSDVFGNSLDIPLNVSVNLIREGEPVGVFFGYVEDGLTETGAIRYKDLDGNGTLNNLDRTIIGNPNPDFIYGFTNNFSYKNFTLNVFLQGIQGADIFNFNLSNQANAFNFGENQVRSSLDRWTTENSNPAAKNPKVSIGSTFRESNRFVEDGSFLRLKNIRLAYTLPLTKWSVNWLKSAQIYVSGQNLLTFTKYSWYDPEVSSRGGAASITVGIDQTSYPVAKTYTCGVSLAF, from the coding sequence ATGAAAAAAACACGTTACTTCAAACCTTATGCTCTGGCGGGCTGGTTGCTCCACCGTTCTTTTCTGCCGCTATTACTAACCGTACCGCTCTTCAGTTACGCTGAACCCATCCATACGGTTCAGGATGTGCTGGAGCGTACCGTAACTTTACCCGCCGGGAAAGTGAGTCTGGAGGAGGCCTTAAGTCAGATTGAGAACCAGGCTTCCGTCAAGTTTGTGTACAGTCGCAAAGTCATTCAGTCTGATCAACAGGTATCGGTTAAGGCCATGCATACCAAACTGGAAGAAGTACTGAAAGCCTTACTAGGCCCTTTAGCCATCCAGTATCGACTCGTGTCGGGACGCATTGTGCTTTCCAAAAGTCAGGAAACGATGCTGCTGACCGCCCCGAAGTTAACAGTAACAGGGACTGTTACCGATAATCAGGGACAAACCTTGACTGGTGTAAGCGTAGTCCTGAAAGGCACCACGACGGGCTCGGCTACCGACGCCAATGGGCGGTATACCCTGAATGTACCCGACGATGCCGCCACGCTGGTTTTCTCGTATGTGGGTTACGTAACGCAGGAAGTGGCCATCGGCGGACGAAGTGCGATTGATGTCAAACTGGAAACCGATACAAAATCGCTTTCCGAAGTCGTGGTCATTGGCTACGGTACGCAGAAGCGGAGTGACGTGACGGGCTCCCTGGCGTCGGTTAGTTCCAAAGAGTTGAATGAACTGCCCGTGGTCAATGCCGTACAGGGTCTAGCGGGCCGGGCGGCGGGCGTTCAGGTGGTACAAAACTCGGGAGCACCGGGAGCCAACATCAGCATTCGGGTACGGGGTGGTAACTCGCTTCTCGGTAATAACGAACCGCTGTATGTGGTGGACGGTTTTGCCTTGTCCGGAAGCCCGACTACACTGAACCCCGCCGATATTGAGTCGATGGAAATCCTGAAAGATGCCTCGGCTACGGCCATTTACGGGTCACGCGGAGCCAACGGCGTGGTGCTGATTACCACCCGGGCGGGGAAAAGCGGCAGTAACCGGGTCAACATTGATAGCTACGTCGGATTTCAGACGGTACGTAAAAAACTTGACCTGCTCAATGCTCGCGAATTTGCGGAAATCGCCAATGAACGGGCCCGCAACGATGGCTTGCAACCGTATTTCACCTCCGATCAGGTAGCTTCGTTTGGTCAGGGTACTGACTGGCAGGACGCCATCTTTCGGACGGCTCCCATTCAAAACCACGTGGTCACCTTTTCCGGTGGTAGCGAAAAAACGCAGTACTCGGTTTCAGCCAGCTTATTCGATCAGCAGGGAATTGTGATCGGCTCGGGATACAAGCGGTACTCGGTTCGGGCCAATTTGAATCAGAAAATCAACGATAAATTACGGCTTACCTATACCAGCGTACTCAGCCGGACGGGAACGCAGGCCATTTCCAACGACAACCGTTCGCGGGGAAATGGAGTCGTATCCGCCGCGTTAACCGCCCCGCCAATGATTGCTCCCTACGATGCCAATGGCAATTATTCGAACGTAGTACCCTATTCGTTTAGTCCGAACGCCGCTGAAAATGCCGTGGCTTTAGCTCTGGAACGGAAAGACGAAACGGCGGGGAGTGGGATTCTGACTAACCTAGGCTTGACTTACGAATTCATCCCGGGACTAAGCCTTCGCGTATCCGCCGGGGTCGATTACGCAAACTCCCGACGGGATTATTACTCACCCCGCCTTTTTAAGGCATCCCCTTCGGGATCGGGTAGTACCAACTATTATACGCGAACTAACTTTCTCAACGAAAACATTCTTACCTATAGCAAAACCATTCAGGAAGCTCACGCTCTATCCTTTACGGGGGGCTTTACGTATCAGAGCGAACTGATCAATGAAAATGAACTTGGGGCGAGTGGCTTTACCAGCGATGTCTTACAGAACAATAACCCCCAATCCGGCAGTGTAATTGCCACGCCAAGAGCTACTATTTCAGACTGGAAACTGCTTTCGGGACTAGCCCGGGCCAACTATTCCTACCGGGATCGCTACCTGCTGACGGCCAGTATTCGGGCCGATGGCTCGTCCCGGTTTGGAGCTTCCAATAAATGGGGCTATTTCCCCTCGGCGGCCCTGGGCTGGCGGATTAGTGAAGAGGAATTCATCAAACCCCTGACTTTTGTTTCCAATCTGAAGCTACGGGCCAGCTGGGGACAAACGGGTAGTACGGCTATTAATCCCTACCAGACACTCAATACACTTCAATCCCTGCAAGTCATTTACGGCAATGATCTGTATACGGGGTTTGCTCCGGGGGCAACGAAACCAAACCCGAATTTGAAATGGGAGACTACGATGCAAACCAACCTGGGTCTGGACTTCGGGTTTTTCCAGGAACGTCTCCGCTTATCCGTGGATTACTACCGCAAAAACACCAACGACCTGTTGGCAAATGTGCCCCTGCCTACTTCTTCGGGTTACGTCAATCAAATACAAAACCTGGGCACCATTCGCAATCAGGGCGTGGAACTGGATCTGGGTGGAAACATCCTGACGGGTAATTTTAAGTGGGATGCGAGCCTGAATTTTGCTGCTAATCGTAACAAAGTAATCAAACTGGCTGGGGGTAGTGATGTGTTCGGAAATTCACTCGATATTCCACTGAACGTTTCGGTAAATCTGATCCGCGAGGGCGAACCCGTAGGTGTTTTCTTTGGCTACGTGGAAGATGGACTGACGGAAACGGGAGCGATTCGCTACAAGGATCTCGACGGCAACGGTACCCTCAATAACCTGGACCGGACCATCATCGGCAATCCCAATCCCGATTTCATTTACGGTTTCACCAATAATTTTTCCTACAAAAACTTCACGCTGAACGTGTTTTTGCAGGGCATTCAGGGAGCGGATATTTTCAACTTCAACCTGTCAAATCAGGCGAATGCCTTCAACTTCGGCGAAAATCAGGTACGAAGCTCGCTGGATCGCTGGACGACGGAAAACTCCAATCCGGCGGCGAAAAACCCGAAAGTCAGCATTGGCTCTACGTTCCGGGAATCCAACCGCTTTGTGGAGGATGGGTCGTTCTTACGGTTGAAAAACATTCGTCTGGCCTACACCCTGCCGCTGACGAAGTGGAGCGTCAACTGGTTGAAATCCGCTCAGATCTACGTGAGTGGCCAAAATCTGCTGACCTTCACCAAGTACTCCTGGTATGATCCCGAAGTGAGTAGCCGGGGTGGAGCAGCCTCCATTACGGTCGGAATTGACCAGACCAGTTATCCCGTTGCTAAAACCTATACCTGCGGCGTAAGCCTTGCCTTTTAA
- a CDS encoding FAD-dependent oxidoreductase yields MKKTIGWVFFLLMVSRLALAQNASYDICIYGGTSAGVIAAYTAKKMGKTVVLIEPGRHLGGMSSGGLGYTDIGNKYAITGLANDFYRRIGQHYGKFEQWIFEPSVAENLFKAYCKRGDVPVVYEHRLASVKKTNNVINQITLEKSNQPSAATNRTIQAKMFIDCSYEGDLMAKAGVSYVVGREANSRYNETFNGVQVMNGHQMPEKMDPYVVPGDPKSGLLWGINSTQLAPIGSGDKKVQAYNFRICLTNQPENRIAITKPADYDPKRYELLLRIIEKRSWKALNDMFIWSRMPNGKTDINNRNGFSTDMIGMNWDYPDGDYATRTKIWNDHVSYTKGLLYFVGNDPRVPASVRQEMQQWGYPKDEYTDNENWSHQLYIREARRMVGELVMTQHHCQGREVVSDGVGMAAYTMDSHNCDRLIIDGFVKNEGNVEEGGFGPYPVSYRAIVPQQKEAANLLVPVCLSATHIAYGSIRMEPVFMVLGQSAAVAAGMAIDAKQPIQAIDVKQLQKQLASNPYADGSQPDILVTSDHETQTTRKGSWMVQTYGGFGPSFLMDTTNQEKSVRFKPTIPKAGTYTIYTYVPKVKNRSSEASIEVFDGKQKKQQMIRSAEVQVAGQTSGEWVSLGSYPLPAGTTAYVEISGKGNVIVDDVLLVPERKR; encoded by the coding sequence ATGAAAAAAACGATTGGATGGGTATTCTTCCTGCTGATGGTGAGCCGACTGGCCCTTGCCCAAAATGCTTCCTATGACATTTGTATTTACGGGGGTACTTCCGCGGGAGTCATTGCGGCGTATACGGCCAAAAAAATGGGTAAAACGGTGGTGCTCATTGAGCCGGGCCGCCATTTGGGGGGGATGAGCTCGGGCGGCCTGGGCTATACGGATATTGGCAATAAGTACGCCATTACGGGACTGGCGAATGACTTTTACCGCCGCATCGGTCAGCACTACGGAAAATTTGAACAGTGGATTTTCGAACCCAGTGTGGCTGAAAATTTATTCAAAGCGTACTGTAAACGGGGCGACGTTCCGGTAGTATACGAGCATCGACTCGCCAGCGTCAAAAAGACAAACAACGTGATTAATCAAATCACGCTGGAAAAATCGAATCAGCCCTCGGCGGCGACCAACCGGACGATTCAGGCTAAAATGTTCATCGATTGTTCCTACGAAGGCGATCTGATGGCTAAGGCGGGCGTTTCGTACGTGGTCGGACGGGAAGCTAATAGTCGGTACAACGAAACGTTTAACGGCGTACAGGTGATGAACGGCCATCAGATGCCCGAGAAAATGGACCCCTACGTGGTTCCCGGCGATCCGAAAAGTGGATTGCTTTGGGGGATTAATTCCACCCAACTCGCACCCATCGGCTCGGGGGACAAAAAAGTACAGGCCTATAACTTCCGCATTTGTTTGACGAACCAACCGGAAAACCGGATTGCCATTACCAAACCCGCTGATTACGATCCCAAACGGTACGAATTACTGCTTCGTATCATCGAAAAGCGGTCCTGGAAAGCCCTCAACGATATGTTCATCTGGAGCCGGATGCCCAATGGTAAAACCGACATCAACAATAGAAACGGATTTTCGACGGATATGATCGGGATGAACTGGGACTATCCGGACGGTGATTACGCGACTCGGACGAAGATCTGGAATGACCACGTGAGCTATACCAAAGGGCTGTTGTATTTTGTGGGAAATGACCCTCGGGTACCCGCAAGTGTCCGGCAGGAAATGCAGCAGTGGGGTTATCCTAAAGACGAGTACACGGATAATGAAAACTGGAGCCATCAGCTCTACATTCGGGAAGCTCGCCGGATGGTGGGTGAACTGGTCATGACCCAGCACCACTGCCAGGGGCGGGAAGTGGTATCGGACGGGGTAGGCATGGCCGCTTACACAATGGACTCGCACAATTGCGACCGCTTGATTATTGACGGGTTTGTGAAAAATGAAGGCAACGTGGAAGAAGGCGGCTTCGGACCCTATCCGGTTTCGTACCGAGCCATCGTTCCCCAGCAAAAAGAAGCGGCCAATTTGCTGGTCCCGGTTTGTTTGTCGGCTACGCACATTGCTTATGGTTCGATCCGGATGGAACCCGTCTTTATGGTGCTCGGGCAATCGGCAGCGGTGGCCGCAGGAATGGCGATTGATGCCAAACAACCCATTCAGGCCATAGACGTCAAGCAGTTACAGAAACAACTGGCCAGTAATCCCTACGCCGATGGCAGTCAGCCGGACATCCTCGTCACCAGCGATCACGAAACCCAGACGACTCGTAAGGGTTCCTGGATGGTACAGACCTACGGTGGTTTCGGTCCTTCGTTTTTGATGGATACTACGAATCAGGAAAAGTCCGTCCGCTTCAAACCTACGATTCCGAAAGCGGGAACGTATACGATTTACACCTACGTGCCGAAAGTAAAAAACCGCTCCTCCGAAGCGAGTATCGAAGTCTTTGACGGAAAGCAGAAAAAGCAGCAAATGATCCGTAGTGCGGAGGTACAGGTGGCCGGCCAGACATCCGGGGAATGGGTCTCGCTGGGCAGCTATCCCTTACCCGCCGGAACAACGGCCTACGTAGAAATCAGTGGAAAGGGCAACGTCATTGTCGATGACGTATTACTCGTGCCGGAACGGAAGCGATAA
- a CDS encoding RagB/SusD family nutrient uptake outer membrane protein, whose protein sequence is MKKILCIMAVVTALSSCQKTLQEVPVDRLTEENFYQTPTDARSAIYSIYDALRSTGYYGMIYLLEQEANTDYANGRGSYAFISEYQGLDGTNIGRVEGVWSQAYRAILRSNIALERIPAIAMDETEKKGLLAEARFLRALVYYDLVRNWGGVPIRTSTTASNDVPRSSVDEVYKLILEDLTAAETDLPATPAVAGRATSWAAKTLLADVYLTRQNWTQARDKAKEVMDGKAYSLVPVTTVADFEKIYGATVTTSSEDIFSLKYSSTGGQGFQYLLYIHAENTQYSPPGFRTIYARQTFPLIANWDAKDLRKEFNIYGQYVNRTTGQIVTLPANEPYQFRKFKDPASVAANASGNDLPLLRYADALLIYAEAASQAAGGPTPEAYQAVNQVRRRAYGADIATANAAVDYAGLSAQAFREAVLQERAYEFMIEGKRWNDMKRLGVDQVKALVQKAKGKTMKDSHVLWPIPKAELDNNGAINAEDQNPGY, encoded by the coding sequence ATGAAAAAGATACTTTGCATAATGGCTGTGGTCACAGCCCTTAGTTCCTGCCAGAAGACCTTACAGGAAGTACCGGTCGATCGCCTGACCGAAGAAAATTTTTACCAAACGCCAACGGATGCCCGTTCCGCAATCTATTCCATTTACGATGCCTTGCGGAGTACGGGTTATTACGGAATGATCTATTTGCTAGAACAGGAAGCCAATACGGACTACGCCAACGGTCGCGGCTCGTATGCCTTCATCAGTGAGTATCAGGGACTGGACGGTACTAACATCGGTCGGGTAGAAGGGGTGTGGTCGCAGGCGTACCGGGCCATTCTTCGGTCCAACATTGCTCTGGAACGCATTCCCGCCATTGCCATGGATGAAACCGAGAAAAAAGGTCTGCTCGCCGAAGCCCGGTTCCTGCGGGCACTGGTGTATTACGATCTGGTTCGGAACTGGGGTGGGGTACCGATTCGTACCTCGACCACGGCTTCCAATGACGTACCCCGTTCGTCGGTCGATGAGGTATATAAACTCATTCTGGAGGATCTAACCGCTGCTGAAACCGACCTGCCCGCGACGCCCGCCGTGGCGGGACGGGCGACGAGCTGGGCGGCGAAAACGTTGCTGGCCGATGTGTACCTGACGCGTCAGAACTGGACGCAGGCCCGGGATAAAGCCAAGGAAGTGATGGACGGCAAGGCGTACTCGCTGGTGCCGGTGACGACGGTAGCTGATTTCGAAAAGATCTACGGAGCAACAGTAACGACGAGTTCGGAGGATATTTTCTCGTTGAAGTATTCCTCCACGGGCGGGCAGGGTTTTCAGTACCTGCTCTACATCCACGCGGAAAATACGCAGTACTCACCACCGGGCTTCCGCACCATCTACGCCCGTCAGACCTTTCCGCTGATTGCCAACTGGGACGCGAAAGATTTACGAAAAGAGTTCAATATTTACGGTCAGTACGTCAACCGAACCACGGGTCAGATCGTGACTTTGCCTGCTAACGAACCCTATCAGTTCCGGAAGTTCAAAGATCCGGCCTCGGTAGCGGCCAATGCCAGCGGCAATGATTTACCCCTGCTCCGGTACGCCGATGCGTTACTGATTTACGCCGAAGCGGCGAGTCAGGCCGCTGGCGGTCCCACACCCGAGGCCTATCAGGCCGTCAACCAGGTACGTCGCCGGGCCTACGGAGCGGACATCGCAACGGCCAACGCGGCTGTAGATTACGCCGGACTAAGTGCTCAGGCTTTTCGTGAAGCTGTATTGCAGGAACGGGCTTACGAATTTATGATTGAAGGCAAGCGGTGGAATGATATGAAACGGCTGGGCGTCGATCAGGTGAAGGCCCTCGTCCAGAAAGCCAAAGGCAAGACGATGAAAGATAGTCACGTGCTGTGGCCCATTCCAAAAGCTGAACTCGACAACAACGGGGCGATTAACGCCGAAGACCAAAATCCTGGGTATTAA
- a CDS encoding FecR family protein has protein sequence MTPEEFQELLLRYQRNEATAEEQQRIHAWYDRLAADSQEELPAAERPPLQAKLWSTIRERIDEPEPEIQIRPLRKAGWYVGVAASILLVLSIGLWFWTQSSVNSGQLAFHTAAPLITARGPQTLTLSDQSQVTLLQGSSLRYSSTFTGKLREVDLQGTAFFQITKNPEKPFLVHTGSLETKVLGTSFWVRHQPKQSYVQVQVVTGKVSVQQDQNQVILVPNQLVTYSREKPWLQTGLVQNPLVVDASVSMRFKDVPLLRVVERLEKRYGISLLIKQSALRQCPFTGDLTGLGLYEQLGMICQALNATYQSDGTQILLQGAGCR, from the coding sequence ATGACCCCGGAAGAATTTCAGGAGCTTTTGCTACGCTACCAGCGTAACGAAGCCACCGCCGAAGAACAGCAGCGTATCCACGCCTGGTACGACCGCCTGGCAGCCGATTCGCAGGAAGAACTTCCCGCGGCGGAACGCCCGCCTTTGCAAGCCAAGCTGTGGTCGACGATTCGTGAGCGTATCGATGAACCTGAGCCGGAGATTCAGATCCGGCCCCTCCGAAAAGCCGGATGGTACGTGGGGGTGGCCGCATCGATACTACTAGTACTATCCATTGGCCTTTGGTTCTGGACGCAGTCGTCCGTGAATTCGGGACAACTGGCGTTTCATACGGCGGCTCCGCTAATTACCGCTCGTGGACCGCAAACGCTCACCCTTTCCGACCAGAGTCAGGTAACGCTGCTGCAAGGAAGTAGCCTGCGATATTCGTCAACCTTCACTGGAAAGCTTCGGGAAGTAGACCTACAGGGAACCGCCTTCTTTCAAATTACCAAAAATCCTGAAAAGCCTTTTCTGGTGCACACCGGTTCGCTGGAGACGAAGGTGTTAGGGACGAGCTTCTGGGTGAGGCATCAGCCTAAACAAAGCTACGTACAGGTGCAGGTCGTTACGGGTAAAGTTTCCGTACAGCAGGATCAAAATCAGGTAATCCTGGTACCGAATCAGCTCGTTACGTATTCGCGGGAGAAACCCTGGCTGCAAACGGGCCTCGTTCAAAATCCCCTGGTGGTGGATGCCTCCGTTTCGATGCGATTCAAAGACGTACCGCTGCTTCGCGTGGTTGAACGCCTCGAAAAACGCTATGGGATTAGCCTGCTTATTAAGCAATCGGCCTTGCGTCAGTGTCCCTTCACCGGAGATCTCACGGGACTGGGCCTCTATGAGCAGCTGGGTATGATTTGCCAGGCTCTGAATGCTACCTACCAATCCGACGGTACTCAAATCCTGCTACAGGGTGCGGGCTGCCGATAA